From Quercus lobata isolate SW786 chromosome 1, ValleyOak3.0 Primary Assembly, whole genome shotgun sequence, one genomic window encodes:
- the LOC115988534 gene encoding protein FAM133 — protein MASTTMKTVSGRVLSSKPISLKKATTTLSTFVASDNGASPVISAYLRRALSAFKELRQHEKELRAPGSDRTSDWSKSEFLSEGDTVGVNSTRIQSIEVSQAPSHKPKKRLRPESIDSFGTNLTPADNGGVESKLKVDVGENSVRVAESGHGDQETSLEIESDRKKHKKKKKKKEEKAKAMDEDDNIENVRGGGDRMVIEEEPESNKKNKKKKKKKKKNDGGDYENNVIEAEEENNIGIEEVKKEESKKRKSVEEVEVEVDGKNKKKRRKTG, from the coding sequence ATGGCCTCAACAACGATGAAGACGGTCTCAGGGAGGGTCCTCTCGTCGAAGCCAATCTCTCTCAAGAAGGCGACTACTACACTCTCCACCTTCGTCGCCTCCGATAACGGCGCGTCGCCGGTCATCTCCGCCTACCTCCGACGCGCCTTGTCTGCATTCAAGGAGTTGAGACAGCACGAGAAGGAGCTAAGAGCTCCGGGCTCCGACCGGACGAGCGATTGGTCCAAATCGGAGTTCCTCAGCGAGGGTGATACCGTCGGCGTTAACTCGACACGGATTCAGAGTATCGAGGTGAGTCAAGCTCCGagtcacaaacccaaaaaacgaCTTCGTCCGGAGAGTATTGATAGTTTTGGCACGAACCTGACCCCTGCGGATAACGGAGGTGTGGAGAGTAAGCTGAAAGTCGATGTTGGAGAGAATTCGGTTCGGGTCGCGGAGTCGGGTCACGGAGACCAGGAAACTAGCTTGGAAATAGAGAGTGatagaaaaaaacacaaaaagaagaagaagaagaaggaggagaaggcGAAGGCGATGGATGAGGATGATAATATCGAAAATGTTCGAGGTGGTGGGGATAGAATGGTAATTGAGGAAGAGCCAGAGagtaataaaaagaataagaaaaagaagaagaagaagaagaaaaatgatggtGGTGATTATGAGAACAATGTGATTGAAGCTGAGGAGGAGAATAATATTGGAATtgaagaagtaaaaaaagagGAGAGCAAGAAGAGGAAGAGTGTCGAGGAGGTTGAAGTGGAAGTGGATggcaagaacaagaagaagaggaggaaaaCTGGTTGA